The Phaeacidiphilus oryzae TH49 region CCCCCTCCGCCGCCCGCCCCGTCTCCCCCGAGGAGGTGCGGAGGGTCGCCTGCGTAGGCGCCGGCGTCATCGGCGGCGGCTGGGTCGCGCACTTCCTCGCCCGCGGCTACGACGTCACCGCCTGGGACCCGGCGCCCGACGCCGAGCAGCGGCTGCGCCGGCTGGTCGACGCGGCCTGGCCGGCGCTCATCGAACTGGGCCTGGCCCCGGACGCCTCGAAGGACCGGCTGACCGTCACCACCACCCTCGAACAGGCCGTCGCCGAAGCCGAGTTCGTCCAGGAGAGCGCCCCCGAGCAGCTCGGCCTCAAGCGCGATCTGCTGGCCCGGCTGGACGCGGCCGTCCCGGACGGAGTGGTGATCGCCTCCTCCACCTCCGGCTACCCGATGACCGACATGCAGACCGGCGCCGGGACCCCCGGCCGGCTGGTCGTCGGCCACCCGTTCAACCCGCCGTACCTCATCCCCCTGGTCGAGGTGGTCGGCGGGGAGCGGACCGGCGCCGAGGCGGTGGAGTGGGCCTCCGCCTTCTACCGGGCCGCGGGGAAGTCGGTGATCACCATGGACCGCGAGGTCCCCGGCTTCATCGCCAACCGCCTCCAGGAGGCGCTGTGGCGGGAGGCGCTGCACATGGTCGCCAACGGCGAGGCCACCGTCCAGCAGATCGACGACTCCATCACCGAGGGCCCGGGCCTGCGTTGGGCCACCATGGGCCCGATGCTGACCTTCGCCCTGGCGGGCGGCGAGGGCGGGATGGCGCACATGCTCGACCACTTCGGCCCCTCCCTGAAGTCCCCGTGGACCCGCCTGGAGGCCCCGGAGCTGGACCGGGCGCTGTACGACGCGGTGGTGGCGGGCTGCGACGAGGAGGCGGCCGGCCGCAGCATCGCCGACCTGGTCGCCGAGCGCGACCGCGGCGTGATCGCCGTCCTCCGCGCCACCGGCCGCCTGGGAGCCGCCGGATGACCGCGCTCCCCCT contains the following coding sequences:
- a CDS encoding 3-hydroxyacyl-CoA dehydrogenase NAD-binding domain-containing protein, with protein sequence MTADSFEFAVQHAPTPSAARPVSPEEVRRVACVGAGVIGGGWVAHFLARGYDVTAWDPAPDAEQRLRRLVDAAWPALIELGLAPDASKDRLTVTTTLEQAVAEAEFVQESAPEQLGLKRDLLARLDAAVPDGVVIASSTSGYPMTDMQTGAGTPGRLVVGHPFNPPYLIPLVEVVGGERTGAEAVEWASAFYRAAGKSVITMDREVPGFIANRLQEALWREALHMVANGEATVQQIDDSITEGPGLRWATMGPMLTFALAGGEGGMAHMLDHFGPSLKSPWTRLEAPELDRALYDAVVAGCDEEAAGRSIADLVAERDRGVIAVLRATGRLGAAG